The Hymenobacter sp. GOD-10R genome includes a window with the following:
- a CDS encoding serine protease, translating to MMTEADYYALFDAYRNGELAGAERANLERRLAADPSFAQRYYDFEELTETLTNYGERLATRQKLRAIQAEIDEEETMVETGNPNMPVMHISPMERKLREFWGAHRATMAVAASVAILAVFVTLLGMEWWRTSQSSSLYGYTVLRREVERIKRNQRAMGRAINQIDGNKPADATNQSKFSGTGFALTADGYLVTSYHVIQGADSLLVESRDRQHYHAEPVFTDVAHDLAILRIRDKDFAGFKRLPYSFKRGQSDLGEKVYTLGYPREELVFNDGSLSARSGFEGDTAFYQISIPVNPGNSGGPLLDDRGNLIGVVSGRQMDVQSAAFATKSSYLMKLVDSLASASPKEPYNLSRTNQLAGTSRPQQIRKLQDYVFVVKVYE from the coding sequence ATGATGACCGAAGCGGATTACTACGCCTTATTCGACGCTTACCGAAACGGGGAGCTGGCCGGGGCCGAACGCGCCAACTTGGAGCGCCGGCTTGCTGCTGACCCTAGCTTCGCCCAGCGGTATTATGATTTTGAAGAGCTCACCGAAACCTTAACTAATTACGGTGAACGTCTGGCTACACGCCAGAAGCTCCGCGCCATTCAGGCTGAGATTGACGAAGAAGAAACCATGGTGGAAACCGGCAACCCCAATATGCCGGTGATGCACATCTCACCCATGGAGCGCAAGCTGCGTGAGTTTTGGGGTGCCCACCGCGCTACGATGGCCGTTGCGGCATCCGTGGCCATCTTAGCGGTCTTCGTGACGCTGCTAGGTATGGAATGGTGGCGTACGTCACAAAGCTCTTCGCTGTATGGCTACACGGTGCTACGCCGCGAGGTAGAACGCATCAAACGCAACCAGCGTGCAATGGGACGGGCCATCAATCAGATTGACGGTAATAAGCCAGCAGACGCCACTAACCAAAGCAAGTTCAGCGGTACTGGCTTTGCCCTTACTGCCGATGGGTATTTGGTCACCAGCTACCACGTGATTCAGGGCGCCGATTCGCTGCTAGTGGAGAGCCGTGACCGGCAGCATTACCACGCCGAGCCCGTGTTTACCGACGTAGCCCACGACCTAGCTATTCTGCGAATTCGCGACAAGGATTTTGCCGGGTTTAAGCGTTTGCCTTATTCCTTCAAGCGCGGCCAATCAGACCTCGGCGAGAAGGTATATACCCTAGGCTACCCACGTGAAGAACTCGTGTTCAATGATGGTTCACTGAGTGCCCGCTCGGGTTTTGAGGGTGACACCGCCTTCTACCAAATCTCGATTCCGGTGAACCCTGGTAACAGCGGTGGTCCGTTGCTCGACGACCGGGGCAACCTGATTGGGGTGGTAAGCGGCCGGCAGATGGACGTGCAGAGTGCGGCTTTTGCTACCAAGTCATCCTACCTGATGAAACTAGTGGACTCACTAGCCTCAGCTAGCCCGAAAGAGCCTTATAACCTATCACGAACCAACCAACTTGCTGGCACTTCTCGCCCGCAGCAGATTCGTAAGTTGCAAGACTATGTGTTTGTGGTGAAGGTGTACGAATAA